The genomic DNA GAAGACCATAGTTCCGAGCTGTCCCGCTTCGTCGACCTCGTCCGGTCGACCGTCCCGCCGGTGCACCCGGCCGGCCTCCCGTTCATCGCGGGCGGGCTCGGGCTTGCCGCCGTCGGACGCAAACACCGCCTGGTCCGCAACGTCGGACTGACCGCCGCGGGCGCCTGCGCCGGCTTCTTCCGGCATCCACCCCGAGTGCCGCCGACCAGGCCAAACCTGGTCGTCGCGCCCGCAGACGGCCTGGTGACGCTGATCGACGAGGCCACGCCGCCCGCCGAGCTGAACCTGCCTGACACGCCGATGAAGCGGGTCAGCATCTTCCTGTCGATCTTCGATGCCCACGTGCAGCGGGCGCCGGTGGCGGGCGACGTCGTCACGGTCAAGCACCGGCCCGGCCAGTTCCAGTCGGCCGACAAGGACACCGCGAGCGCCGACAACGAACGCAACAGCGTGTGGCTCCGCACCCCGAATGGCGTCGACGTGGTGGCCGTTCAGATCGCCGGGCTGATCGCCCGCCGCATCGTCTGCTCGACGCACGCCGGGGCCACGCTCGAACTCGGCGAGACCTACGGCCTGATCCGGTTCGGCTCGCGCCTCGACACGTACTTCCCCGCCGACGCGAACGTCATCGTCGAACTCGGGCAGCGCGCCATCGGTGGCGAGACCCCGCTCGCGGAGTTGGCGTGACCAAACCCCACGGTGGCCGCCCGAAGGCAATGCGCATCCTGCCAAGCGCGACCACCGTGCTGGCCATCTGCGCCGGGCTGACGTCGATCAAGTTCGCACTCGACGACCGGCCGCACATCGCGCTGGCGCTCATCGGCGCGGCCGCCGTGCTCGACGGGATCGACGGCGGCATCGCCCGCGCCCTGGACGCGCAGTCCCGGATGGGCGCCGAGATCGACTCGCTGGCCGACGCCGTCAACTTCGGCGTGGCACCGGCCCTCGTCGTCTACGTGACCCTGCTGCCCGAGACGCCGGTGGGCTGGATCTTCGTCCTGCTGTACGCGGTGTGCATCGTGCTGCGGCTGGCCCGGTTCAACGCGCTGCTCGACGACGACACCCGTCCCGCCTACACCCGCGAGTTCTTCACGGGCATGCCCGCACCGTGCGGCGCCGTCGGCGTGATCGGTCCGCTGGCCGCGCAGTTGCAGTTCGGCGAGGGTTGGTGGACCTCGCACTGGTTCGTCTGTCTCTGGCTGGCAGCCAACTCGGCGCTGCTGGTCAGCCGGGTGCCGACCCTTGCCCTGAAGGCGATCTCGGTGCCGACGAACGCGGCGCCGATCCTGCTGATCCTCGTCGCGATAGCCGCCGCGGGTCTGCTGCTGTTCCCGTACGTGCTGGTGCTGCTGATCATCGCGGGCTACGTGTGCATCATCCCGTTCACCATCCGCAGCCAGCGCTGGGTGGCGGCCCGCCCGGAGGCGTGGGACGCCAAGCCGCAGCAGCGCCGCGCAGCGCGACGCGCGATCCGCCGCGCCGAGCCGAACCGTCGCTCGATGTCGCGCCTCGGGCTGCGCAAGCCGGGCGCGCACCCGAACTCCCTCGACCAAGACCCCCGCAACCCGCGACGATGACGCACACCGACGGTGTCGTCGAGGATTCGGGCGAGGCGCCGCTGACCCATCTGCGGCTCATCGCGCGGCTCAACACCTCGGCCCTGGATTCGCGGCGAGGCGTGGTCCGGCTGCATCCGGAAGTGCTCGCCGCACTCGGGATCCGGGAGTGGGATGCCGTGGCGCTGACCGGCTCCCGCACGACCGCCGCCGTGGTCGGCATCGCCCCGTCCGGCACCCCGCCCGGCATGGCGCTGCTCGACGACGTGACGATGTCGAACGCCGGTCTGCGCGAGAGCGCGTCGGTGATCGTCGCCCCCGTGACCGTGTACGGCGCGAGGTCGGTGACGTTGACGGGGTCCCGCCTGGCGAGCAACTCCGTGTCGTCGGCGACGCTGCGCATGGCCCTGCTCGGCAAGGTCATGACGGTCGGCGACACCGTGTCACTGCTGCCTCGCGACCTCGGACCTGGCACGTCCACCTCCGCCGCGACGTCCGCGCTGGCGTCGTCGGTCGGCATTACGTGGACCTCGGAACTGCTCTCCGTCGTCGCCGTCGATCCGCCAGGACCGGTGAGCGTGCAACCGAACACGTCGGTGTCGTGGGGCGACGTCGCCGCCGGATCCGACGGTGCGGCCGCCACCGCCTCGACCGTCCGGCAGCCCGTCGCGAGCACCCCCGCACCCGTCGTCGCGATCGACGACCTCAAGGGCGCCACCGCGCAGGCGGCCCGGCTCGGCGAATGGCTGAAGCTGGCCCTCGACGAACCCAAGCTGCTCGAGACGCTGGGCGCGAAGCCCAATCTCGGCGTGCTGGTGTCGGGGCCGGCGGGCGTCGGCAAGGCCACCTTGGTGCGCACCGTGTGCGACGGCCGCCGACTCGTCGAACTCGACGGGCCCGACATCGGGGCACTGCGCGCCGAGGACCGGCTGACGGCGGTGGCCGAGGCCGCCGCCCAGGTGCGCGAGGGTGGCGGGGTCCTGCTCATCACCGACGTCGACGCGCTGCTGCCCGCCACCGCCGAACCGGTCGCGACGCCGATCCTCGGCGAACTGCGCACCGCGGTCGCCACCCGCGGAGTCGCCTTCGTCGGGACGTCGGCGATGCCCGACGCCGTCGACGCCCGGCTGCGCGCCCCCGACCTCTGCGACCGCGAACTGGGTCTGAGTCTGCCCGACGGCGCCACCCGCAAGGCCCTGCTCGAGGTGCTCCTACGGGGCGTACCGTCCCAGGAACTCGACCTCGACGAGATCGGCCAGCGCACACCGGGTTTCGTGGTCGCCGACCTGGCGGCCCTGGTCCGCGAGGCCGCGTTGCGGGCCGCGGCCCGCGCGAGCGCCGACGGCGAGCCACCCGCGCTGACGCAGGACGACGTGACCGGGGCGCTGACGGTGATCCGGCCGCTGTCCCGCTCGGCGACCGAGGAGATCGCGGTCGGGTCCGTAACGCTCGAGGACGTCGGCGACATGGTCGAGACCAAGCAGGCGCTGACCGAAGCGGTGCTGTGGCCCCTTCAGCATCCCGACACGTTCACCCGCCTCGGCGTCGATCCGCCCCACGGCGTGCTGCTCTACGGCCCGCCCGGATGCGGCAAGACATTCGTTGTGCGGGCACTCGCCAGCACCGGTCGACTGTCAGTGCATGCGGTCAAGGGCGCCGAGCTGATGGACAAGTGGGTGGGGTCGTCGGAGAAGTCGGTCCGCGAGTTGTTCCGCCGGGCACGGGATTCCGCGCCGTCGCTGATCTTCCTCGACGAGGTCGACGCGCTCGCGCCGCGGCGCGGGCAGAGTTCGGACTCCGGCGTGACCGACCGCGTGGTGGCCGCACTGCTGACCGAACTCGACGGCATCGACCCGCTGCGCGACGTGGTGGTACTGGGCGCCACCAACCGCCCCGACCTGATCGACCCCGCGCTGCTGCGGCCGGGCCGGCTGGAGAAGCTGGTGTTCGTCCCGCCGCCGGACGCCGACGCGCGCCGCGACATCCTGCGCACCGCGGGCAAGTCCATACCGCTCAGTCCCGACGTCGATCTGGATGCCGTCGCCGACGAACTCGAGGGCTATAGCGCGGCGGATTGCGTTGCGCTGCTGCGGGAGTCGGCACTGACCGCGATGCGGCGGTCGATCGACGCGGCCGACGTGACGGTCGCCGACGTCGACAAGGCCCGCGCGACCGTGCGGCCGTCCCTGGACCCGGCCCAGGTCGCGTCGCTGCAGGCGTTCTCCGAACGGCGCTAGCGCGCTACGGCCGGGCCTCGAGCACGAGGTTGAACGGCGTCTCGGTGGCACGCCGGAAACGGGCGAAACCGGCTCCGTCGACCACGACCTCGCGCAGTCGGGCCTCGCCCGCCTGCGCACCGAGCGCAGGACCATTGCGCGCGAGCGACACCGGCACGCAGATCTGCGTCGACGCCCCGTACATGACCCGGCCGACCGGGGTCATGTTGTCGGCCACGCTGTCGTTGGCGAACGGTTCCACGATCATCGCCGTACCGTCGCCGTTCAACGCCTCGCGCGCGTGCCGTGCCGCCGTGACCGGATCAGCCATGTCGTGCAGGCAGTCGAAGAACGCGATCAGATCGAAGTCCTCGTCCTCGTAGCCGATTGCGTCGGCGACCTCGAACCGCGTGTTGCCGGCGACCCCCGCCGCTGCCGCCTTCTCGCGGGCCACGTCGATCGACTCACCGTGGTAGTCGTATCCGACGAACTGGCTCGCGGGGTAGGTCTTGGCCATCAGGATCGTGCTGGCGCCGTGGCCACACCCGACGTCGCCGACCTTCGCGCCACTCGTCAGCTTGTCCACCACCCCGTCGAGTGCCGGCAACCACGACTCGATCAGGTTGGCGTTGTAGCTGGCGCGAAAGAAGCGTTCGGTGCCCTCGAAGAGGCAGGCGTGGTGCTCGCCCCACTCCATGCCCTGCCCCGAGGCGAAGTTCTCGAGCGTGTGCGTCAACGCATGAAACGTTGCCTCCACCAAGTTGTAGGCGCCGGGCAGGTCGACGGGTCCGTTGGGGTCGGCCAGGCACGCCGCCTGTTCGGGGGTCAGCGACCACCGGTCGGTTGCGGGGTCGAACTCGACGTACCCGCCCGCGCCCTGGTTGCCGAGCCACTCGCGGACGTAGCGTTCGTCGGTGCCGGTGCGTTCGGCCAGTTCGCTCGGACTGAGCGCGCCGCGGGCCAGTTCGCGGTACAGCCCAAGGCGGTCGCCGACCAGCATCAGCGTGGCGCTCATGGCGGCACCGAGGTCACCCACCGCCTTGCCGAGGAATTCGTTCAGCTTGTTCTCGTCGACGTCCATGATGACGCTCCTTTGCTCGCCGGTCGTGGATCTTCCATGATCCTGGCGAAGAGAGCGAATGTGACGAAAACGGACCGATCAGTGCGTATCCAAACGAACCCAGGTGTTTAGCTAATCTCGATACGTGGGCTCATCCGCCCTCGGCCAGACCGGCCAGCCGGTCGATCGACGCCCGCAATCGCTCCGACGTGGTGGCCCTCGCACGCTCCATCCGGTTCTCATCGGACAGTTCGGACCAGTCGTAGGTGTGCGTGACACGGGTGCGCTGGGCGTCGATCGGTTCCAGCTGCCACCGCCACAGATGTCCGGGCGGCTCCGCTCCCGGCTCCGACGGGCGCCACGCGATCAGGCGGCCCTCCTCGAACTCCACGACGTGGTTGTCGCGCTTGGCGTCGATGGTCAGGCCCATCGTGAACACGTCGCCCACCCCGGTGACCCGCTGCCCGGCGTCGGCCTCGGCGAGGTTGTCGTTGCCGTCCCACCGCGGCTGCTGGGCGGGGTCGGCGATGAGTTCGAAGATCGTCTCGGCGGGGGCGGCGACCTCGCGGCTCGCGGCGACCACCCTGCTCTCGTCGGCCATGCATCACATTGAACAAGACCCATTGACATTCCATAACTGACATGTCACAGTCGACGCATCAGTCTAGGCACCGTCAAGATGAGGAGAGCAGACATGACCGCTCCCATGACGAACACGTCAGCCGTTCGCGTCGGAGACCGCGATCGCAACCTCACCGCCACCCGACTCGGCCAAGCGCTCGCCCAGGGCTACCTCGACATGACCGAGTACGAACGCCGGGTCGGATCCGCGTTCGCCGCTCAGTCCCGGGGCGACCTCGACGCCCTGCTCACCGACCTGCCCGTGCACCGGATGCGGCTCGACGACCCCGCTCGACGCGCCGCCCGGGAATCGGCCGCCCGGCTCTGGCTGCGCCTGCACCTGGCCGCCTACGCGCTGATGGTCGTCGTCGTGCTGACCGTCTGGCTGGCCGTCGCCCTGTCCGGCGGAACGTGGTACTTCTGGCCCATCTGGCCGATCCTCGGCGCCGGGATCGGCGTCGTCGGCCACGTGATCCCGGCCAGGTTCGCGGTCCGCTCACCCGGCTGCCGACGCGCTCCATAGCATCCCGGTCGGCCCGGGCCGCACGTCACGGCCAACGGGTCGCATCGGTTCCGGTCCGTAAACTGGACGGCGACAAGTCCAGCCAACAGCATCGACGGCTGACACCCCGATAGACGGAGTGCCATGCTCGCCATTCTCCTCGCCCACGCGGCCGCCGCCGTCGTGGCGCCGCTGTTGGTGCGCCGGTGGGGCCGACGGGCGTTCCATCCCCTGGCACTCGTGCCGCTGGGCTCCCTGGTCTGGGTCGCCACGAACTGGCCGGGGGCCGGTGAGCAGACCGTCCACCTCGAGTGGGTGCCCGAGCTGTCGATGGACGTCACGCTGCGGTTCGATGCGCTCGCCGCCGTGATGAGCGTGCTGGTGCTGGCAATCGGCGCGCTGGTGCTCTTCTACTGCGCCGAGTACTTCCACCACCACGACGGCCACACCGAGAACCGGCTGCCCAGCTTCGCCGCCGAACTGGTCGCGTTCTCCGGCGCCATGTTCGGGCTCGTCGTCAGCGACAACATGCTGCTGCTGTACCTGTTCTGGGAACTGACCACGGTGCTGTCGTTCCTGTTGGTCGGCCACTACGCCGAACGCGCGACGAGCAGGCGCGCCGCCGTCCAAGCCCTGCTCGTCACCACGGCGGGTGGGTTGGCGATGCTCGTCGGCGTCATCGTGCTCGGCGAGGCTGCGGGGACCTACCTGCTCTCCGAGCTGATCGCCGCGCCGCCGACCGGTACCGCCGTGACGGTCGGCGCACTCCTCGTCCTCGTCGGCGCGCTGTCGAAGTCCGCGATCGTGCCGCTGCACTTCTGGTTGCCCGGCGCGATGGCCGCACCCACACCCGTGAGCGCGTACCTGCATGCGGCCGCCATGGTCAAGGCCGGTGTCTACCTGATCGCCCGCATGACACCGGGTTTCGCCGACTCACCTGGCTGGCGGCCGACCATCGTGGTCCTCGGGCTGGCCACCATGTTGCTGGCCGGCTGGCGCGCCGTCCGCGAATACGACCTCAAGCTGATCCTCGCGTTCGGCACCGTCAGCCAGCTCGGGCTGATCACCGTCATGGTCGGCACGGGCGGGCGCGACGTGATGCTCGCCGGGCTCGCGATGCTGTGCGCGCACGCGATGTTCAAGGCGGCCCTGTTCATGGTGGTGGGCATCATCGACCACGCCACCGGCACCCGCGACATCCGCCGGCTGGGCTGGCTCGGCGACCGGCACCGTCCACTGCTGATCATCGGCATCGGCGGTGCCGCCAGCATGGCCGCCCTGCCACCCTTCTTCGGCTTCATCGCCAAGGAGGCAGACCTCGAGACGATCCTGCACAGCGCGTCACTGGGGTCGGCCGCGCCCTGGGTGCTGGCGGGCATCGTGGTCGGGTCGGTCTTCACCACCATCTACAGCCTGCGCTTCGTCTACGGCGCGTTCGCCCGCAAGGGCAGGACCGAGCCGAGCACCCGCGTCGCCGAGATGCACCGCCCGCCGGCTGCCTTCCTGGTCGCTCCGGGCGTGCTGGCCGCCGCGGGCCTGGTGTTCGGCATATGGCCCACCGGGCTCGATCACGTCCTGGCCGACTACGCCGACACCGTGCCGTATGGCGACGACGGCTACCACCTCGCGCTCTGGCACGGCGTCAACCTGCCGCTGCTGCTGTCGGTCCTGGTGCTGGCGTCCGGCATCGCGGCGTTCTTCGCGCGCGGACGGCTGCGGCGCGTCCGCCTCGGTTACCTGCCGCTGGGCAACGCGGACCGCATCTACGACGCCGTGATCCGTGGCATCGACATGGCGGCGGTGCGCCTGACCGCCTCCACGCAGCGCGGATCGATCCCCGCCACGCAGTCGGTGATCCTGCTGACGCTGGTGCTGCTCCCGATCTCGATGCTGGTGCTCGGCGCGCGCAACCGCCCGGAGCTGGCGCTGTGGGACTCCCCGCTGCAGGTCGTGGTCGGGCTGATCATCCTGGCGGCCGCGCTCGCCGCAACGGTGATGCGCAACCGCCTCGCGGCGGTCCTCGTGGTCGGGGTCAGCGGCTACGGCTGCGGCGTCATCTTCGTCTTCCATGGTGCGCCCGATCTGGCGCTCACCCAGTTCCTGGTCGAGACCTTGACCCTGGTGGTGTTCGTGCTCGTCCTGCGCACGCTGCCCGCCGAGGCGGAGCGGTCCACCGTCACGCGCCACCGGCTGCCTCGGGCCGCGCTCGCACTGGCCGTCGGAGCGTCGGTCACGACGCTGGCGGTGTTCGCGATGGCGGCACGCACCACCACCCCGATCGCGGAGCTGCTGCCCGACGCCGCCTACTACCGCGGCCAGGGCGCCAACACCGTCAACGTCCTGCTCGTCGACATCCGCGCGTGGGACACGATGGGCGAGATCTCGGTGCTGCTGGTGGCGGCGACCGGTGTCGCGTCGATGGTGTTCCGCGACAGGCGATTCGGCGCCGCACCGCGGGTGGCCGACGCCGGCCAACCCGACATCGGCCGCATCCCCGTGCTGCCGACCAGCCCCGCCGTCGGCGAGATCACCTGGCTGCGCGGCAGCGAGCTGCGCGATCCGCGCTACCGCTCCCTGGTGCTCGAGGTCGCAACGCGCATCATCTTCCCGCTCATCATGGTGCTGTCGGCATACTTCTTCTTCGCCGGTCACAACACCCCCGGCGGCGGCTTCGCGGGTGGCCTGACCGCGGGTCTGGCGCTGGTGCTGCGCTACCTGGCGGGCGGTCGCTACGAACTGGGCGAGGCGCTGCCGTTGGACGCGGGCAAGATCCTCGGCGCCGGCCTCGCGCTGTCGGCGGGCACGGCGGTGGCCTCGCTGTTGCTGGGCGCGCCGGTGCTGTCCTCTGCGGTGATCCAGTTCGACGTGCCCGTCCTGGGGTCGGTCAAGTTCGTTACCGCGCTGTTCTTCGATCTCGGCGTCTACCTGATCGTGGTTGGGCTCGTCCTCGACGTCCTGCGCAGTCTCGGCGCGCGCGTCGACGAGGAGATGGCCGAGCAGGTCGAGCGGTCCCGGCAGTCGCGGGCGGTGAGCCGATGAACGTCACGTACCTGATCCCGCTCATCCTGATCGGCGGGCTCACCAGCGCCGGCGTGTACCTCCTGCTCGAGCGCAACCTGACCCGAATGCTGTTGGGTCTGCTGCTCACCGGCAACGCGGTGAACCTGCTGATCCTCACCGTCGGAGGCCCATCGGGGAACCCGCCGATCCGCGGCCGCACCTCCGACGGCGAGACCATGACCGCCGATCCGCTAGCCCAGGGCATGATCCTGACCGCCATCGTCATCTCGATGGGCATCGCCGCGTTCGTGCTGGCGCTGACCTACCGTTCCTACCGACTCTCCCGCGAGGAGGACGTCGCCAACGACCTCGAGGACACCCGCGTCTCGCAGCGCTCGGACTTCGCACTCGACGAGGACCGGCCCGAGCACGTGCCGTCGAAGGACACCGACGCACCCGACGAACTCGACGCGCTGCCCGGGCACGAGGGGTCGCGATGAGTTCGCTCGCAGCCGTCCTCACGCCGCTGCCCGTGTTGATCCCGACACTGGCCGCGGCCGCCACGCTGCTCGCCGGGCGCCGACCGCGTCTGCAGCGCACGATCGCGGTGCTCGCGCTGACGGCGGTCGTCGCGGTGTGCGCGGGGCTCGTTCACCTCGCCGACCGGGACGGCACCATTGCGCTGCACGTGGGCGGCTGGGGTCAATCGGTGACGGGCATGGGCCCGCTGGGCATCACGCTCGTGGTCGACCGACTCTCGGCGCTAATGCTGCTGGTGTCGTCGATCGTGCTGCTCGCGGTGGTGTTCTACGCCATCGGCCAGGGCATCCGCGACGGCGACGAACGCCAGCCCGTCTCGATCTTCCTGCCCACGTACCTGGTGCTGTCGGCGGGCGTCTGCACGGCGTTCCTCGCCGGTGACCTGTTCAACCTGTTCGTCGGGTTCGAGGTGCTGCTGTCGGCGAGCTTCGTACTGCTGACGATCGGCGCCAGCACCGAGCGGGTGCGGGCCGGCATCGCCTACGTCATGGTGTCGATGGTGTCGTCGCTGATCTTCCTGATCGGGCTGGCGCTGATCTACGCCGCGACCGGCACGCTGAACCTCGCCGAACTCGCGGTGCGCCTCGACGACGTTCCCGAGGGCACGCGCAGCGCGATGTTCGCCGTCCTGCTGGTGGCGTTCGGCATCAAGGCCGCGGTGTTCCCGCTCTCGACGTGGCTGCCCGACTCGTACCCCACGGCTCCCGCGCCCGTCACCGCCGTGTTCGCCGGTCTGCTCACCAAGGTCGGCGTGTACGCGATCATCCGGGCGCACTCGCTGCTCTTCCCGGGCGGCGCCATGGACCGCGTGCTGCTGGTCGCCGCGCTGCTGACGATGCTGGTCGGCATCCTCGGCGCGCTCGCGCAGAGTGACATCAAGCGACTGCTGTCGTTCACGCTGGTGAGCCACATCGGGTACATGGTGTTCGGCATCGCCCTGTCCAACGAGTTGGGCATGTCGGGCGCCATCTACTACGTCGCCCACCACATCGTCGTGCAGACCACGCTGTTCCTCGTCGTCGGCCTCATCGAGCGCCAAGCCGGTGCCTCGACGTTCCAACGACTGGGCGGACTGGCCGCCGCCAGCCCCCTGCTGGCCTTCGTCTTCCTGGTGCCCGCGCTGAATCTCGGCGGCATTCCCCCGTTCTCGGGGTTCATCGGCAAGGTGGCCCTGCTCGAGGCCGGTGTGCAGGACGCGTCGGTGCTGGCTTGGGTGCTGGTCGGCGGCGGCGTCGTCACCAGCCTGCTGACGCTGTACGCGATGGCGCGGGTGTGGACCAAGGCGTTCTGGCGGGCGCGTGCCGACGCACCCGAGGGCGCGATGTCGGCGGCCGCGCCGTCGGCGCTATTGCACGACGACGAGGACGCCGTGTTCGCCGACCGCGACGACGTCGGGCGGATGCCCGTGGGCATGGTGCTGCCCACCGCGGCGCTGATCGCGGTCGGTCTGGCGCTGACGGTGTTCGCGGGGCCCATCTTCGCCTACAGCGAGCGGTCGTCCGACGAGGTGCTCGACCGGGGGCAGTACATCTCCGCAGTCCTCGGTGCGGGCGTGGTGCCATGACCGCGCGCCTGAAGAACCGGTGGCCGCTGCGCAAGGTGATCCTGCGGGCGTGGGTGCTGTGCTGGCTGATGCTGGTGTGGGTGCTGCTGTGGGGCGACGTGTCGGCGGCCAACGTGCTCAGCGGCCTGCTGGTGGGGCTGTTGATCACCGTGCTGCTGCCGCTGCCACCGGTGCCCATCGAGGGTCGACTGCACCCGTTGTCGTTGCTGCGCTTGGTGATTCAAGTCGCGTACTACCTGGTGATGTCGTCCATCCAGGTCGCGTGGCTGGCGATCAGGCCGGGGCCGCCGCCCCGCACGGCGGTCCTGCGCGCGCACCTCGCGTTGAAGTCCGACCTGGTGCTCGCGCTCGCGGTCAACATCATGAACCTCATCCCCGGCGGCATCGTGTTGGAGATCGACCAGACCCGGCGCCTCATCTACGTCCACGTTCTCGACGTCGGCACCGACCGCGGGGTGAACCGGTTCTACCACCAGGTCGCCGAGGTGGAGCGCCTACTGATCGCGACGTTCGAACGCGAGGCGCACTGGCGGCCTTCGGACGAGCGCTCGCTCGAGGACTCGGACGACGCAGCAGAGCGGGAGGCCGACGCATGAACACGGTATGGGTCATCGCAGCGGTCCTGCTGACCGCCGCCGCCACCATCACGATGTACCGCCTGCTGGCCGGGCCGGGCACGCTGGACCGCCTGGTCGCGCTCGACACGTTCGTGGCGGTGACGATGTGTGCGATCGGCACGTGGGCCGCGTTCAGCCTCGACACCACGGTGACCTACAGCTTGACCGCGCTCGCGCTGATCAGCTTCGTCGGGTCGGTCAGCGTCGCCCGCTTCCGCGTGCGCGACCGCGACGAGAGGAGCGATCGGTGAACGTGCTCGACGTCCTGGCCGGCGTGCTGGTGCTGGGCGGATCGGTGTTCGCGCTGACCGCGGCGATCGGCGTGGTCCGCTTCCCGGACACGTTGTCGCGCATGCACGCCGCCACCAAACCTCAGGTACTCGGGCTGCTGCTCGTGCTGGCCGGGGCGGCCATCCGGCTGCGGGGGCACCCCGACGTCGGCATGGTGATCCTCACCGGGCTGTTCACCGTGATCACCGCGCCGGTCGTCGCGAACCGCGTCGGCCAGCTCGCGTACCGGGAGCAGGCCTTCCGCGACGACCTCCTGCTGCGCGACGAGATCGCCCAGCGCGACGAGACCGCGCGCCGCAACGACGCCTGATCAGCAGGCCCGGTCAGTCCTCGGCGGTCGGGGCGTCCAGCTCGAATTCGATCATCGCCGTGAGGGTTTCGACCGCCTCGCTCAACGCCTCGAGACGATCGGCGGCCGACGGCGCGGCGAGCACCGAGTACCGGTCGGCCTGACCCATCGGCACGCGAGCGGCCAACGCATACAGGCGCTTTCCGGCGTCGTCGCCGG from Mycolicibacterium arabiense includes the following:
- a CDS encoding Na+/H+ antiporter subunit D, whose amino-acid sequence is MSSLAAVLTPLPVLIPTLAAAATLLAGRRPRLQRTIAVLALTAVVAVCAGLVHLADRDGTIALHVGGWGQSVTGMGPLGITLVVDRLSALMLLVSSIVLLAVVFYAIGQGIRDGDERQPVSIFLPTYLVLSAGVCTAFLAGDLFNLFVGFEVLLSASFVLLTIGASTERVRAGIAYVMVSMVSSLIFLIGLALIYAATGTLNLAELAVRLDDVPEGTRSAMFAVLLVAFGIKAAVFPLSTWLPDSYPTAPAPVTAVFAGLLTKVGVYAIIRAHSLLFPGGAMDRVLLVAALLTMLVGILGALAQSDIKRLLSFTLVSHIGYMVFGIALSNELGMSGAIYYVAHHIVVQTTLFLVVGLIERQAGASTFQRLGGLAAASPLLAFVFLVPALNLGGIPPFSGFIGKVALLEAGVQDASVLAWVLVGGGVVTSLLTLYAMARVWTKAFWRARADAPEGAMSAAAPSALLHDDEDAVFADRDDVGRMPVGMVLPTAALIAVGLALTVFAGPIFAYSERSSDEVLDRGQYISAVLGAGVVP
- the mnhG gene encoding monovalent cation/H(+) antiporter subunit G — translated: MNVLDVLAGVLVLGGSVFALTAAIGVVRFPDTLSRMHAATKPQVLGLLLVLAGAAIRLRGHPDVGMVILTGLFTVITAPVVANRVGQLAYREQAFRDDLLLRDEIAQRDETARRNDA
- a CDS encoding monovalent cation/H+ antiporter complex subunit F; translated protein: MNTVWVIAAVLLTAAATITMYRLLAGPGTLDRLVALDTFVAVTMCAIGTWAAFSLDTTVTYSLTALALISFVGSVSVARFRVRDRDERSDR
- a CDS encoding Na+/H+ antiporter subunit E; translation: MTARLKNRWPLRKVILRAWVLCWLMLVWVLLWGDVSAANVLSGLLVGLLITVLLPLPPVPIEGRLHPLSLLRLVIQVAYYLVMSSIQVAWLAIRPGPPPRTAVLRAHLALKSDLVLALAVNIMNLIPGGIVLEIDQTRRLIYVHVLDVGTDRGVNRFYHQVAEVERLLIATFEREAHWRPSDERSLEDSDDAAEREADA